In the genome of Fundidesulfovibrio magnetotacticus, the window GGCGGGCAGGCCCTGCCCCCGGGGGCGGGCAAGCCCCGCGCCCTGGCCTGAGCCGGGTCCTCCGGCAGTCTTCGAAGGGCCGCGACGCGAGTCGCGGCCGAGGCTGCTGATAAAGTCGGCTTTGCGGCTTTTTCAGCAGCCCTGCGCGCAGCGCAGCCTGGAGCAGGGCGGCTTTGCCGCCCGTAAGCGTATCCCACAAACCCCGCTTCGGGGTTTGTCATCAAGCTGTGGGCCGCGACGCGAGTCGCGGCCCTTGCCTTTTGTCATGTCGTGCAATCATCTGAAATGATGTATCATTAATTCGCATGGTCCTGGCCGGGTAAACGCGCTATCTGCACGTGGGACATGCCGCCATGCTCGACTTCACCACCCTCCTGACGCTCAACCTTATCGTCAACGTCATCAGCCTCCTGACCACGGCGCTCCTCTGGGCGCGCTACGGGCGCAAGTTCGACGGGCTGGGGCTGTGGTTCGCCCAGGCCGCCACCCAGGTGGCGGGCGTGGGGCTCATTCTGGCGCGCGGGGGGCTGCCGCACGTCGCGGCCGTTGCGGGCGGCAACGTGGTGCTCATGTCCAGCTCCTGGCTCCTCTTGGAGGGCATGCGGCGCTACACGGGCAAGCGCGGTTCCCATTGGGTCAACCTGGCGGCCTACGCGCTCTTCGCCTGGGCCATGGCGCACTACACCGTGGTGCACGACGACATCGTGGCGCGCACGGTGGCCGTTTCGTGCATCCTGGCGTTCGTCAACGCCCAGACGGCCTGGCTGCTCCTGGCGCGTGCGGGGCCGCGCGTGCGCCGCTACACATTCCTGCCCGGGCTCGTGGCGGCCGGCTACGCCGTGGTGAGCGCGGCGCGCCTGGTCATCCTGACCGCGAGGCCCCCGGACGCGGGACCCCACCCCCCGGCCCTGGCCGACTCCGTGGCCGTGACGGGCTACATCGCCCTGCACATCTGCATGCTGGTGGCCCTGGCCCTTTCGCTCACGCGCAGGCTCATGGACGAAGTGTCGGCCCAGGAGGAAAAGTTCGCCAAGGCCTTCCACTCCGCGCCGTATGCGCTCTTCATCGCGCACGGGCGCGAAGCGACGGTGCTGGAGGTCAACGACGGCTTCGAAGCCGTGTTTGGGCGCTCCCGAGGTCAGACCCTGGGAAGAACCCTGGAGGACCTGGGCCTCGCTCCCGCCGCGAAGGCCCTGGCGGACGCGCCGGGGGAGGGCGGGCGGGCCGAGGCGCGCCTGGCCCGAGGCGACGGCAGCGAGCTGGTGGGGCAGTTCTCCGCCGTGCCGCTGGTCCTGGACGGGGAGGAATGCATGCTGTGGAGCGCCGCCGACGTGACAGGCGAGAGCATGCTGCGCGAGCGTCTCCAGGAGTTGGCGGCCACCGACAGCCTCACCGGGCTGGCCAACCGCCGGGCCTTCGCGGAACGCTTCGCCATCGCCCGGGAGGACGCCCTGCGGCGCTCCGAACGCCTGGCCGTGCTCTCCATGGACCTGGACCGCTTCAAGGAGGTCAACGACGTGCAGGGCCACGCCGCCGGGGACGCCGTGCTCGTGGAGGCGGCCCGGCGCATCGGGGCCTGCCTGCGCCGCAACGACGCCGTGGCCCGCTTCGGGGGCGACGAGTTCGTGGCGCTGCTCGTGAACGTGCGCGGCGAGAACGACGCCCGGCTCGTGGAGTCCAAGATCGTCCGCGCGCTGTGCGAGCCCTACCGCCTGGGCGGGGGCCGCGAGGCGCTCCTGGGCGTCAGCGTGGGCGTGGCCCTGTTCCCGGAGCACGGGCAGACCCTGGATGCCCTGCTCCACCGATCGGACCGGGAACTCTACCGCGTGAAGCGCGCGGGCCGCGAAACCTGCCGCGACGAGGACCCGTAGGGACGGCTCCCCGCGCGGCGCACCGGCGCTTGACCGGCCTCGCGCGCTTCCCCTAGTGTGCGCCAACACTCCCAGGGAGGCTTCCCATGCAGCGTGCGCTCATCGCTCTCGCATTGGCCTTATGCGTCCTTCTTCCCCAGGCGGCCCGGGCCGAAACCGAAGTGCGCATGACCGGCGACGCCCGCATCCATGCCAACTTCTTCCTGATGCAGAACTTCACCGGCTGGAACTACAACGGTCGGCAGACCATGGACGCCCTGACCATCTGGGAGCGCTTCCGGCTGCGCACGGACTTCGCGGCCTCGGAAAACCTGGCCTTCCGCCTGGGCGTGCGCGTGAACAACACGCCCTGGGGCAGCGGAACCTTCACCGTGGACAATCCCCAAGTGAGCCTGGAGGTCTACCAGGCCTACCTGCGCTTCATCTGGCCCGGCACCCGCGTGAAGATCACCGCCGGGCTCCAGAACACGGACCTGCCCGTCTCCTCGGGCTACTTCAACGCCAACCCCGTGCTGGGCGGCACGCGCTCGGCCGCCCTCACCGTGGCGGCCCCGCTCATGGGCGACGCGCTCTCCCTGGTGGCCGGCTACTCCCGCCTGATCGACACGAACCGCGACATGGACCCCACCACCACCCAGGTGGCCGACGAGTTCGACCTGTTCTTCCTCACCCTGCCCGTGGCCCTGGACGGCGTGTCCTTCACGCCCTGGACGGCTTTCGGCCTGGCGGGCAACGCCGTGAACTGGCAGACCCAGACCGGCGGACCCGGCCTGGACGACACCCTCGGCGCGGGCGTGCTCTCCTCGGGCTACCGGGCCGCGCCCCAGGGCTGGCGCAACGACCGCAACCCCTTCCTCTGGGTCGGAGCTGCCCTCAGCGTGGACGCGCTGGATCCCTGGCGCTTCAACGCCGACATCATCGCCGGCCAGGGCGCCTGGAACGACCGCGCCAAAAGCCTGCGGGGCGGCCTCTTCGCGGACGCCGCCGTGGAATACCGGGGCTTCGATTTCGCCGTGCCCAAGGCATCGGCGTGGTGGTCCACCGGTGAGGACGGCTCCACGCGCAACGGCTCCGAGCGCCTGCCCGTGCTGGTGGACTCCTGGGGCCCGGGCAACACCTTCCTCTTCAACAGCGGGCAGGAGCTCTCCAACGCCACCCTGGGCATCAACCCCATCGGAACCTGGGGCGTCTCCTTCACCCTGGACCAGATGAGCTTCCTGCCCAAGCTTACCCACCGCGCCACCTTCGCCTACGTGCGCGGCCTGAACTCCCTGCGCGCCGTGATGGACGGCTTCGCCCTCTGGGGCGTGTGCAGCTACTTCCAGATGGGGCGCGACCTCATCGAGGGCCAGTCCGTCATGGCCGTGACCCTGGACCACAGCTACGTCATCCAGGACAACCTGCGCCTCGTGGCCGAGACGGGCTGGGCACACGGCGAGTTTTCCAAGCCCGGCTTCTGCCGCCGCCACGTGCACCAGGCCCTCTCGGGCGACCCGTGGAAGGTCTCCGTGGGCGTGGTCTACCGCTTCTGAGCCCGGCCTGGGCCTCAGCGCATCTTGCCGAAGGCCTTCAGATCGAAGGCGGCGATGGCGTAGAGCACGGGCACCATGAGCAGCGTGACGAACGTGGCCACCGTGAGCCCGCCGATCTGGGCGTAGCACAGGGGCTCCCAGAGCGGCCCGCCGCTGGCGGCCAGGGGGAAGAGCGCCGTCACCGTGGCCCCCACGGTGATGAGCACCGGGCGCAGCCGCAGCACGCCCGCGTCCAGGATGGCCTGGCGCAGGGGCTCGCCCGCCTGGAGGCGCTCCTCGATGAAATCGAAGAGAACGATCACGTGGCTCACGATCACGCCGATCAGGCTGGCGATGCCCAGGAAGGCCATGAACCCGAAAGGCTGGCCCATCAGCGCCAGGGACACGAGCGCCCCGGCCACGCCGTAGGGGATGGCCCCGAACACCAGAAGCGGCTTCACCGCGTTGCGGAACTGGAAGAGCAGCGCCAGGTAGATCATGGCCACGGACACGGCCATCACCATGCCCAGCTCCTTGAAGCCCTTCACCTGCTCCTCGTGCTCGCCGCCGATCACCAGGGAGCAGCCCGGGGGCAGGTCGGCCTGCAGGGCCGACAGCGCCGGGCGCACGGCCTCCACCACCTGGGAGGGCAGCACCCCGGGCATGGGAAAGCAGGAGACCGTGATTGTGCGGTAGTGGTTGCGCCGGGCGATCGCCTCGCTCTCCATGGTCCAGCCGATGTTGGCCACCTGGGTCAGGGGGACCTTGTGGTCCGAGGCCTGGGGGTAGACGTAGAGGTTGGCCACGTCCTCGAGCCTGGCGCGCTCCTCGCCGCGCAGGCGCAGCACCACCGGAATGGAGAGCCTGCCCTCGCGCAGGCTCGTGACCGCGAGCCCGTTGACCGCCAGCGACGTGGAGCGGGCCACGTCCTGGTTGGAGACCCCGGTCAGGGCGGCCTTGTCCGGGTCGATGTCCAGGCGCGCGGTGAAGCGGTAGCCCCCCCAATTGTCGCTGACGCGATCCGCTGAAGGCAGGGCGCGCAGGGCGGCCTTGAGCCGCTCTGCCAGGGCGCGCAGGGTGGCCTCGTCCTCCCCGGAGATGCGTATCTGCACCGGAACGCCAACGGGCGGCCCGGTCTCCAGGCGGCGCACGTCCACGCGCGCCCCGGGGATGGTGGCGCGCAGGGCGGCCTGGAGGGGGCCGCAGAAGAATTCGGTGGTGCGCTTGTCGCGGGTTTCCACGAGGATCTGGGCGTAGTTGGGCTTTTTCAGCTCCGGTGTCACGGAGAACCAGAAGCGGGGGCCGCCCGCGCCGATGAAGGTGGTCAGGGACTTGAGCGGGTCGGCGAACTCCGCATGGGTGCGCCCGAAGTCCGCGGCGGCGTCCAGGATGGCCTTTTCCACGCGGGCGGTGGTCTGGTCGGTGAGGTCGGCCGGGGCGTCCTCGGGCAGGATCACGTCCACGTAGGAGAGGTAGGAGCGGTCGATGGGGAAGAACATGGGCTTGAGCAGGCTCTTGGTCCAGAAGCCGCCCGCCAGGAAAACCAGGGAGACGGCCAGGGCCTTCCAGCGGTGGTCGATGAGCCAGCCTCCCAGCCGGTGGTAGAGCCGGGCGAAGCCCCGGGTGGGGTCGGGCAGGTCCTGGCGGGTGCGCAGGAGGTAATAGCCCAGGAAGGGGATGAAGCTCATGGAGACCACGCGCGAGGAGACCAGCGAACAGGCGACCACCACCGGCATGGAGTAGAGGAAGCGCCCCTTGTCGCCCGAGAGCAGCAGGAAGGGCAGATAGGCCACGATGTTGGTGATGGTGGCGTAGAGGATGGCCTTGGCCAGCCGCGTGGGTCCGGCCCAGGCGGCCAGAGCGCGGGGCTTTCCGGCCGCCAGGTCGCGCTTGATGGCGTCTCCGGCCACCACAGGGTCGTCCACCAGGAGGCCCAGGGCCAGGATGAGCGAGGCGATGGAGATCTGCTGGAGGTCGATGCCCAGCAGGTGCATCATGCCGAAGGTCATGGCCAGGGTGACGGGGATGGAGAGGGCCATGAGCAGCGCCGAGCGCCACTCCCGGAAGCCGATGAGCGCCACCAGCACCACCAGGACCACGGCCTCCTGGAGACTGCGCATGAAGAGCGAGACGCTCTCCTCCACCTGGCGCGGCTGGTCGGAGGTGCGCGCCAGCGTCAGGTCCTCGGGCAGGCGCTGGCGCAGTTCTTCCAGGGCCTTGTCCACGCTGTCGGAGAATGCGCCGATCTGCTGGCCCGCGCGCATGGTCACGGCCAGGGTCACGGCCTTGCCCGGGGTCCAGCGCCCCTGGGCGTCGCGGGCGGTGTAGCGGTTCACGGTGTCGGCGGGGGTTTCGTAGCCGCGTTCGATCTCCACCACGTCGCGCAG includes:
- a CDS encoding outer membrane homotrimeric porin, translated to MQRALIALALALCVLLPQAARAETEVRMTGDARIHANFFLMQNFTGWNYNGRQTMDALTIWERFRLRTDFAASENLAFRLGVRVNNTPWGSGTFTVDNPQVSLEVYQAYLRFIWPGTRVKITAGLQNTDLPVSSGYFNANPVLGGTRSAALTVAAPLMGDALSLVAGYSRLIDTNRDMDPTTTQVADEFDLFFLTLPVALDGVSFTPWTAFGLAGNAVNWQTQTGGPGLDDTLGAGVLSSGYRAAPQGWRNDRNPFLWVGAALSVDALDPWRFNADIIAGQGAWNDRAKSLRGGLFADAAVEYRGFDFAVPKASAWWSTGEDGSTRNGSERLPVLVDSWGPGNTFLFNSGQELSNATLGINPIGTWGVSFTLDQMSFLPKLTHRATFAYVRGLNSLRAVMDGFALWGVCSYFQMGRDLIEGQSVMAVTLDHSYVIQDNLRLVAETGWAHGEFSKPGFCRRHVHQALSGDPWKVSVGVVYRF
- a CDS encoding efflux RND transporter permease subunit; this translates as MDAASLAERRNMARFFVEHRHVSWVLLVGVLVWGVFGYAMMPQRKDPEIPVRVAAVLCPWPGARAEKVEELVTRVIEQRVAENDKVERVESTSRTGMSVVTLKLRDEVAQTGEVLDDINLKLNALRNLPDGAGPVTFLKDFGDTATLMLTVASPRAGQAEAALRALQAGRILDGLRRDAPPGPRLAMVLVVPPTVPQAQVERKLGLFTRGLEGDGRFADVRSGSESGVVVVDAATAMAAGEFREFVREFASTGLHHAELNPDLWQPVVVSDTARLGEEMADQAGDKYTWRDLEAFTDTIARTLLGVPEVAKVTRWGVRPETVFLDYSQERLASYGIQPWRVRDAFSGRNIAPSGGVAEFGGRRVALEPTGEFSSERELQDTLLAGSLYLRDVVEIERGYETPADTVNRYTARDAQGRWTPGKAVTLAVTMRAGQQIGAFSDSVDKALEELRQRLPEDLTLARTSDQPRQVEESVSLFMRSLQEAVVLVVLVALIGFREWRSALLMALSIPVTLAMTFGMMHLLGIDLQQISIASLILALGLLVDDPVVAGDAIKRDLAAGKPRALAAWAGPTRLAKAILYATITNIVAYLPFLLLSGDKGRFLYSMPVVVACSLVSSRVVSMSFIPFLGYYLLRTRQDLPDPTRGFARLYHRLGGWLIDHRWKALAVSLVFLAGGFWTKSLLKPMFFPIDRSYLSYVDVILPEDAPADLTDQTTARVEKAILDAAADFGRTHAEFADPLKSLTTFIGAGGPRFWFSVTPELKKPNYAQILVETRDKRTTEFFCGPLQAALRATIPGARVDVRRLETGPPVGVPVQIRISGEDEATLRALAERLKAALRALPSADRVSDNWGGYRFTARLDIDPDKAALTGVSNQDVARSTSLAVNGLAVTSLREGRLSIPVVLRLRGEERARLEDVANLYVYPQASDHKVPLTQVANIGWTMESEAIARRNHYRTITVSCFPMPGVLPSQVVEAVRPALSALQADLPPGCSLVIGGEHEEQVKGFKELGMVMAVSVAMIYLALLFQFRNAVKPLLVFGAIPYGVAGALVSLALMGQPFGFMAFLGIASLIGVIVSHVIVLFDFIEERLQAGEPLRQAILDAGVLRLRPVLITVGATVTALFPLAASGGPLWEPLCYAQIGGLTVATFVTLLMVPVLYAIAAFDLKAFGKMR
- a CDS encoding sensor domain-containing diguanylate cyclase is translated as MLDFTTLLTLNLIVNVISLLTTALLWARYGRKFDGLGLWFAQAATQVAGVGLILARGGLPHVAAVAGGNVVLMSSSWLLLEGMRRYTGKRGSHWVNLAAYALFAWAMAHYTVVHDDIVARTVAVSCILAFVNAQTAWLLLARAGPRVRRYTFLPGLVAAGYAVVSAARLVILTARPPDAGPHPPALADSVAVTGYIALHICMLVALALSLTRRLMDEVSAQEEKFAKAFHSAPYALFIAHGREATVLEVNDGFEAVFGRSRGQTLGRTLEDLGLAPAAKALADAPGEGGRAEARLARGDGSELVGQFSAVPLVLDGEECMLWSAADVTGESMLRERLQELAATDSLTGLANRRAFAERFAIAREDALRRSERLAVLSMDLDRFKEVNDVQGHAAGDAVLVEAARRIGACLRRNDAVARFGGDEFVALLVNVRGENDARLVESKIVRALCEPYRLGGGREALLGVSVGVALFPEHGQTLDALLHRSDRELYRVKRAGRETCRDEDP